In one window of Massilibacterium senegalense DNA:
- a CDS encoding rhodanese-like domain-containing protein, producing the protein MNTITVQEVEELIANGVPENVELVDVREPFELAAVKIPGVKNIPLGELPAHLDEFKPGKTYIMICRSANRSGVATNYLNSLGMNATNMLGGMVAWAGPVE; encoded by the coding sequence ATGAACACAATTACAGTGCAAGAAGTAGAAGAGTTAATCGCGAACGGTGTTCCAGAAAACGTTGAATTAGTAGACGTACGTGAACCGTTTGAATTAGCAGCAGTAAAAATTCCAGGTGTAAAAAACATTCCACTAGGGGAACTACCAGCACATCTCGATGAATTTAAACCTGGAAAAACATACATCATGATTTGCCGTAGTGCAAACCGCAGTGGAGTGGCAACAAATTATTTGAACAGCTTAGGTATGAACGCAACGAACATGCTTGGGGGAATGGTTGCGTGGGCTGGACCTGTAGAATAA
- a CDS encoding rhodanese-like domain-containing protein, which yields MGFEIGIIALVVIFLLYKIMPARGVQHISAAELEEWLKTEKNVQWLDVRTPQEFKSGHVRGFKNIPLQALHAKASTLDPNKKTIIICRSGNRSNTACKMLKKKNFAQVINVKGGIIQYPGRIVQK from the coding sequence ATGGGATTTGAAATAGGAATTATCGCGCTCGTAGTGATTTTTCTCCTCTACAAAATAATGCCTGCTAGAGGAGTTCAACATATATCTGCTGCTGAGCTTGAGGAATGGTTAAAAACAGAAAAAAATGTTCAATGGCTTGACGTACGTACACCGCAAGAATTTAAAAGTGGGCACGTTCGCGGATTTAAAAATATTCCATTACAAGCTTTGCATGCAAAAGCAAGTACATTAGATCCAAATAAAAAAACGATCATTATTTGCCGAAGCGGGAACAGAAGTAATACGGCTTGTAAAATGTTAAAAAAGAAGAATTTTGCACAAGTTATTAATGTTAAAGGTGGCATCATTCAATACCCAGGTAGAATTGTTCAAAAGTAA